From Phaeodactylum tricornutum CCAP 1055/1 chromosome 11, complete sequence, one genomic window encodes:
- a CDS encoding predicted protein, with protein MASAILQPNNTLYVKNLDWKVKKNLLKRALYALFTRYGKVLEVVALRKDGLRGQAFVIFEDVQAATAALQALQGFPFFGKDVALEYARETSDRIAKRDGSYVPKARRIKKALDQNETDSSEANKQDNHQAKEESAVAPPEGDMPSPQDTAPPSKYLLAQNLPSDCNEMMLGMLFRQYSGYKEVRMPRPGLAFIEFEDEPHATLARNALNGFKLTTSESLQLGYGKE; from the coding sequence ATGGCCTCCGCAATTCTTCAACCGAATAATACATTATATGTgaagaatttggattggaaggTCAAGAAGAATCTGCTGAAACGAGCCTTATACGCGCTGTTTACGAGATACGGAAAAGTGTTGGAAGTAGTTGCCCTCCGTAAAGACGGCCTTCGTGGACAAGCGTTCGTAATTTTCGAAGATGTTCAAGCCGCAACTGCAGCCTTGCAAGCTTTGCAGGGTTTTCCATTTTTCGGAAAAGATGTTGCGCTCGAGTACGCTCGGGAAACATCCGATCGCATCGCCAAGCGTGATGGATCTTATGTTCCCAAGGCTAGAAGAATAAAGAAAGCATTGGATCAAAACGAAACTGATAGCTCCGAAGCAAACAAGCAAGACAATCATCAGGCCAAAGAAGAGTCTGCCGTGGCGCCTCCGGAAGGAGATATGCCGTCTCCGCAAGACACAGCTCCGCCTTCCAAATATCTTTTGGCACAGAATTTGCCAAGCGATTGCAACGAGATGATGTTGGGAATGCTGTTCCGACAGTACTCGGGATATAAGGAAGTTCGTATGCCGCGGCCTGGCCTCGCTTTTATAGAATTTGAAGACGAGCCGCATGCCACGCTGGCACGCAATGCATTGAACGGATTTAAACTGACAACAAGTGAAAGCTTGCAGCTAGGGTACGGAAAAGAGTAA
- a CDS encoding predicted protein, producing the protein LLSGGLAGTIASCLTNPLEVIKTQLQSSSTAAGDMVAGRGHPVAIAKRIMEQDGVSGFFRGLPPTLVGIIPSRSAYFYSYQQIKKRLGPYLPEGSPPNAMLAGFMAGITSNTLTNPIWMVRTRMQLLADTTAGQRAYNGYGDAISTIWREDGLKGFYKGIQASYWGCAEGAVQFILYEQFKTRLLGRLNAQRAECGLPATEELPKMTYFWSAAAAKMCASIATYPHEVARTRMREQARGGIYKYKSMWQSLAVISQEEGMKGLYSGMGVHLLKVVPNSAFMFLTYEVVRSWLSEFTVVD; encoded by the coding sequence TTACTTTCGGGTGGTTTAGCTGGAACGATAGCTTCGTGTTTGACGAATCCTCTTGAAGTCATCAAAACGCAGCTTCAATCTTCAAGCACGGCGGCGGGAGACATGGTTGCTGGTCGGGGACATCCCGTTGCCATCGCAAAACGCATCATGGAGCAGGATGGTGTTTCAGGCTTTTTCCGCGGCTTACCTCCGACCTTAGTGGGCATAATACCTTCCAGATCAGCCTACTTCTATTCCTATCAACAAATTAAGAAACGCCTCGGTCCGTATCTTCCTGAAGGATCACCACCGAATGCGATGTTGGCGGGCTTCATGGCAGGTATTACAAGCAATACGTTGACAAATCCAATTTGGATGGTTCGTACGCGAATGCAGCTCTTGGCAGACACGACCGCAGGTCAACGAGCGTATAATGGCTACGGCGACGCAATCTCGACCATTTGGAGAGAAGACGGGTTGAAAGGCTTCTATAAGGGAATCCAGGCCTCGTATTGGGGTTGCGCGGAAGGCGCGGTGCAGTTCATCCTGTATGAGCAGTTCAAAACGAGACTTTTAGGTCGTCTTAACGCCCAGCGGGCTGAGTGTGGACTGCCAGCAACCGAGGAACTTCCTAAGATGACTTACTTTTGGTCAGCTGCCGCGGCAAAAATGTGTGCTTCCATTGCCACCTACCCCCATGAAGTAGCACGCACGCGAATGCGTGAGCAAGCTCGTGGAGGAATCTACAAATATAAGAGTATGTGGCAGTCGCTGGCAGTCATCAGTCAAGAAGAAGGAATGAAAGGATTGTACAGTGGTATGGGCGTACATCTGCTGAAGGTAGTGCCGAACTCGGCGTTTATGTTTCTCACATACGAGGTGGTGCGCAGCTGGCTCAGTGAATTTACTGTTGTAGATTAG
- a CDS encoding predicted protein, which produces MGQAMRIAKYDRAANERNAVTALTMAGQALSWYRLDDGVMGGKSDTQQHVTEDGVLHFDGTINTEGGGFASIRTMLPPGVLPSTRTAAIRLRVLGDGKTYKLFLTDGTAGGPLSRSPSWQADIPTRNDGTWQDVRVPLDSLLPNFGGGVRRNPNEDKANYTFVAEEMNQIGLMLSLKLSNGEPNPKETFGEGIFPFSLRVQSVEPVDEPEENPSNT; this is translated from the coding sequence ATGGGTCAAGCCATGCGCATTGCCAAATACGATCGGGCGGCGAACGAACGCAACGCCGTGACGGCCTTGACCATGGCCGGTCAGGCCTTGAGCTGGTACCGTCTCGACGACGGAGTCATGGGCGGCAAATCCGACACGCAACAACACGTTACGGAGGACGGTGTGTTGCACTTTGACGGAACCATCAACACCGAAGGTGGAGGCTTTGCGTCGATCCGCACCATGCTACCACCGGGAGTACTGCCATCGACTCGCACCGCGGCGATACGATTGCGGGTGCTGGGCGACGGCAAAACCTACAAGCTCTTTTTGACCGATGGGACGGCGGGGGGACCCCTGTCGAGGAGTCCGTCCTGGCAGGCCGATATTCCCACCCGGAACGATGGAACCTGGCAGGATGTTCGCGTGCCACTCGACTCGTTGCTACCTAACTTTGGTGGCGGGGTCCGTCGTAATCCCAACGAAGATAAGGCCAATTACACGTTCGTGGCGGAGGAGATGAATCAGATTGGACTCATGCTTTCGCTTAAACTGTCCAACGGCGAGCCGAATCCCAAAGAGACCTTTGGAGAAGGCATCTTTCCTTTTTCGCTCCGGGTGCAGTCCGTTGAACCCGTGGATGAGCCAGAGGAAAACCCCTCAAATACCTGA
- a CDS encoding predicted protein, whose amino-acid sequence MAWNTLIGQADRAFRLGIQLEKNGQPRKASASFHEAATLYQCYLDSESEFGHVTSLSQEDSQAILAYACMRLAFLNLDALGDPKAAARLYKEASAIDPFPSAESFDGIGQALEAAFGGQHLEDAIEQYRKALELAPERQESQFHVAVASDRLQQSDQSEEIFERLRRDESKWSCLVDSWGYVRWHTRKIPNDSLYLYRGTRDIMEVALNAALPLIEQGGLVCEFGVGSGRSLRMAQDILPLDARIHGFDTFTGLPQAWGTEPIGTYSTGGVAPNMEGKVTFHRGLFRDTIGPFLKEQEESTFLAYANVDCQLYSSTLDILEGFHGYIVPGTILIFDEYICHPSWRYDEFRAWRECCKRFGWKYEYLAFSLSTKQAVVRLTTA is encoded by the coding sequence ATGGCCTGGAATACGCTCATCGGGCAAGCCGATCGCGCCTTCCGTCTCGGTATACAACTCGAAAAGAACGGGCAACCCCGTAAGGCGAGTGCCTCTTTTCACGAAGCCGCCACTCTGTACCAATGCTATTTGGACTCGGAGAGTGAATTTGGACACGTCACGTCGCTTTCTCAGGAAGACAGTCAAGCAATTTTAGCCTACGCCTGTATGCGTCTGGCCTTCCTCAATCTCGACGCCCTTGGCGACCCCAAAGCGGCGGCTCGATTGTACAAGGAAGCCTCCGCAATCGATCCCTTTCCGTCCGCCGAATCTTTCGACGGGATAGGCCAGGCACTGGAGGCTGCATTTGGGGGCCAGCACTTGGAAGACGCCATTGAACAGTACCGCAAAGCGCTCGAACTCGCGCCCGAGCGACAAGAATCGCAATTTCACGTCGCGGTTGCCTCGGACCGCCTACAGCAATCCGACCAATCCGAGGAGATTTTTGAACGATTGCGCCGGGACGAGTCCAAGTGGAGCTGTCTCGTCGACTCGTGGGGATATGTACGGTGGCATACGCGTAAAATCCCGAACGACAGCTTGTACTTGTATCGCGGAACACGGGATATTATGGAAGTCGCCTTGAATGCGGCTCTGCCTTTGATCGAACAAGGTGGGCTTGTTTGCGAATTCGGCGTAGGTAGTGGGCGAAGCTTGCGAATGGCACAAGATATTTTGCCTTTGGACGCTCGAATTCATGGCTTTGATACGTTCACCGGCCTCCCTCAAGCATGGGGGACGGAACCGATCGGGACGTACTCGACCGGGGGAGTCGCACCGAATATGGAAGGGAAGGTGACCTTCCACCGCGGTCTCTTTCGTGATACAATCGGTCCTTTTCTCAAAGAACAGGAGGAAAGCACCTTTTTGGCGTACGCCAACGTAGATTGTCAGCTTTATTCCTCCACGTTGGATATTTTGGAAGGCTTTCACGGTTACATTGTACCGGGCACCATTCTAATTTTCGATGAATATATTTGCCATCCAAGTTGGCGGTATGATGAGTTCCGGGCTTGGCGAGAATGCTGCAAACGGTTTGGATGGAAGTATGAATATCTTGCGTTTAGTCTCAGCACGAAGCAGGCCGTGGTTCGGCTGACGACCGCGTGA
- a CDS encoding predicted protein, with amino-acid sequence MYPPQQHLQPQLLMHNGPYASGFYGPPPPGYGSPYNNGPASGMIPGNVSTQPGNANVRPGSWQGSASEYAAAAPRHYSYQPQQVPPPPQAYYRGPLPATTKSNIMPPSGRSRSNSYSEDPVSSYQPHYQQLHAPPQETAGETKPLLQKTASDRSLTKRKTEKGGGRRRHRHRKSHSSSAAMPAVYGAFWNGPDAVANNNVKSATNSSGSAPGNFSPRGELMGLWNSRPNPKPDSPRMATNKSSFPASYQDFNQPMSRSPQHLPSLPGVMPSPFAESRGEAVFLAQRKSGKSESSRKRHVRQQSAQLFVEDVKGVEQPKACRDVFFLLLFVFHLIFVLFLYHTYAYAALPDVDDGDVLEIELQAEDDVATDNVTVYYKNLVYISCLCGALTVVLSAGLLMVVTNFARQFVQVSLIVVITLSFVWGTVGIGLSPKNVVPITGVIALALSVAYTFIVWDRIPFAAVNLLTASSGVRAFPSMIILAFCVQALALAYSIFFAITAFGIYDSINDGRIHASERMAVIIYALIGVSFYWTYQVLLNTVQVATSRIIGNWWYQPDGQAVVKHSTFETIFYSMGSICFGSLVVGPTCMTSCVDSLTESINPWAFTYIGLYGYGFVDSGQQATKLFQKRGWTTIVSDDLIPNVLVMTSLVIGGVTGCFGYLISGMHSLHVLSIDQPEIVSFATGFAIGLAMTSVLLGIIGSSVNAVLVCFASSPLDFERNHPELSHEMRSAWREVWPGALDMVDLRINLGMLSSSGAHVPAV; translated from the exons ATGTATCCACCCCAGCAGCACCTACAACCACAGCTGTTGATGCACAACGGGCCGTATGCGAGCGGATTCTACGGACCCCCACCTCCCGGATACGGAAGTCCTTACAATAACGGCCCGGCATCGGGAATGATACCAGGGAATGTTTCTACGCAGCCTGGAAACGCAAACGTCCGTCCTGGTTCGTGGCAAGGCAGCGCTAGTGAGtacgccgccgccgccccACGCCATTACTCCTACCAACCGCAACAAGTGCCCCCGCCGCCGCAAGCATACTACCGAGGACCTCTCCCTGCTACAACAAAATCCAATATCATGCCACCGTCCGGACGTAGTCGATCCAACAGCTACAGCGAAGACCCCGTCTCCTCGTACCAGCCGCACTATCAGCAGCTGCACGCCCCGCCACAAGAGACCGCTGGCGAAACGAAACCACTCTTGCAGAAGACCGCCTCCGATCGCTCGCTcaccaaaagaaaaaccgaaaaaggaggaggacgtcgtcggcatcgtcACCGGAAGTCACACTCTTCCTCCGCCGCCATGCCTGCTGTTTACGGTGCATTTTGGAACGGGCCCGACGCAGTTGCTAACAACAACGTCAAGTCCGCCACTAACTCTTCGGGGTCGGCTCCGGGAAACTTTTCGCCTCGCGGTGAGCTGATGGGCTTGTGGAACAGTCGCCCCAATCCCAAACCTGACTCGCCCCGAATGGCCACCAACAAGTCTTCTTTCCCGGCTTCCTACCAAGATTTTAACCAGCCAATGTCCCGGTCACCCCAGCATTTGCCCAGTTTACCCGGCGTCATGCCGTCGCCCTTTGCGGAAAGCCGTGGCGAAGCTGTCTTTCTGGCTCAGCGCAAGAGTGGAAAATCTGAATCTTCCCGGAAACGCCACGTGCGCCAACAGAGCGCCCAGCTCTTTGTTGAAGATGTCAAAGGCGTCGAACAGCCTAAGGCCTGCAGGGACGTattcttcctcctcctctttGTTTTTCATCTGATCTTTGTCTTATTCCTGTATCACACTTACGCGTACGCTGCCTTGCCCGATGTGGACGATGGGGACGTGTTGGAAATAGAACTACAGGCAGAAGACGACGTTGCCACGGACAACGTGACGGTGTATTACAAAAACCTGGTCTATATTTCCTGTCTATGCGGAGCGTTGACTGTGGTTCTGTCAGCCGGTTTGCTGATGGTTGTGACAAATTTTGCGAGGCAGTTTGTGCAAGTATCactcatcgtcgtcatcacaCTCAGCTTTGTTTGGGGTACGGTCGGGATTGGACTGAGCCCAAAGAATGTGGTGCCGATTACTGGAGTCATCGCTTTGGCCCTGAGCGTAGCGTATACCTTTATCGTATGGGATCGCATTCCCTTTGCAGCCGTAAATCTTTTGACAGCATCCTCTGGAGTCCGAGCCTTTCCTTCCATGATTATATTGGCCTTTTGTGTGCAAGCGCTGGCTCTGGCCTACAGCATCTTCTTTGCGATCACGGCCTTTGGCATCTACGACTCCATTAATGACGGACGAATTCATGCTTCGGAACGAATGGCCGTTATTATATACGCTTTAATTGGCGTATCATTCTACTGGACCTACCAAGTGCTGCTG AATACCGTCCAAGTGGCGACCTCACGTATTATTGGTAACTGGTGGTATCAACCCGATGGCCAGGCAGTGGTCAAGCATTCAACTTTTGAAACCATCTTTTATTCTATGGGTTCCATTTGCTTCGGCAGTCTCGTTGTCGGCCCA ACTTGCATGACCTCGTGTGTTGATTCTCTCACTGAGAGTATCAATCCCTGGGCATTCACTTACATCGGTTTATACGGCTACGGTTTTGTTGATTCTGGTCAGCAAGCCACCAAGCTTTTTCAGAAGCGTGGCTGGACAACGATCGTATCAGACGACCTGATTCCGAATGTTTTGGTGATGACTAGCCTGGTCATTGGAGGCGTCACAGGATGCTTTGGGTATCTTATTTCCGGAATGCATAGTTTGCACGTTTTGTCTATCGACCAGCCGGAAATTGTATCGTTTGCCACAGGCTTTGCAATCGGTCTGGCCATGACGAGTGTTCTCTTGGGTATTATTGGAAGTTCTGTTAACGCTGTCCTGGTCTGTTTTGCATCTAGTCCATTGGACTTTGAAAGGAACCACCCGGAACTAAGCCATGAAATGCGATCGGCCTGGCGTGAAGTGTGGCCCGGAGCGCTGGATATGGTGGACTTGCGCATCAATCTAGGCATGTTGAGCTCTTCCGGCGCGCACGTCCCAGCCGTGTAG
- a CDS encoding predicted protein yields MLILARSLIQIMLIFSIVLSLGWGMVGLSLDPYGIISILGFTALLVTFGHTMYNWNRIPFAATNLYTALCAMRCTADITILGLTSIIVAFCWCVIWSMAFIGIVNSFNSKDCDQEDVCEPHVRSSHIPLYLLLVFSFHWTNAVIKNIVRVTVASAIGTWWFYPQELRTFCSPAVLRPLTRSLTTSLGSICLGSLIIRPAQALSVLGTFCCCMFGGGPEGTGSACMNHAQRSKRIADEDKNEVITDEPNGDPDSAADTVGLCDRACGVVGRISLQLRACNRWSFTYIGMYGYGFTDAGKKAIQLFETREWMDVVRDNLIRNVLLLSSMIIGGSAGVFAVVVEETDGYEFSSFHKPIITAFLIGSVIGFILSDILLLGVVGSAVNTVLVCFAAGPFEFDKNHPQLSREMRDAWSQQVWEPTVHAVV; encoded by the exons ATGCTGATCTTGGCGCGATCCTTGATTCAAATCATGCTGATCTTTTCTATTGTTCTTTCGCTGGGCTGGGGCATGGTCGGGTTGTCATTGGATCCTTACGGGATAATCTCCATCCTGGGCTTTACGGCATTACTCGTTACGTTCGGTCAT ACCATGTACAATTGGAATCGCATCCCCTTTGCGGCCACAAATTTGTACACAGCTTTGTGTGCAATGCGCTGTACCGCCGATATAACGATTCTTGGACTCACTAGCATTATTGTGGCCTTTTGTTGGTGCGTGATCTGGTCCATGGCCTTTATAGGCATTGTGAATTCCTTCAACAGTAAAGATTGTGACCAGGAGGATGTCTGTGAACCGCACGTGCGCAGCAGTCACATTCCGCTGTACCTGCTGCTGGTGTTTTCCTTCCACTGGACCAATGCGGTCATCAAGAACATCGTTCGAGTCACAGTGGCGAGTGCGATTGGTACCTGGTGGTTTTACCCCCAAGAGTTGCGTACCTTTTGCAGCCCCGCCGTACTACGACCACTGACGCGTTCATTGACGACGAGCTTGGGCTCTATTTGTCTGGGTAGTCTGATTATTCGACCGGCACAGGCTTTGTCTGTACTGGgtactttttgttgctgcatgTTTGGTGGGGGACCGGAAGGCACCGGCAGTGCGTGTATGAATCATGCGCAGCGGAGCAAGAGGATTGCGGACGAGGACAAGAATGAAGTGATCACTGACGAGCCCAACGGGGATCCCGATTCAGCAGCGGATACCGTCGGTCTCTGCGATCGCGCGTGCGGTGTGGTGGGAAGGATATCGCTGCAACTACGTGCGTGCAACCGATGGTCGTTTACGTATATTGGTATGTACGGCTACGGCTTTACCGATGCTGGCAAGAAGGCGATTCAATTGTTCGAAACGCGCGAATGGATGGACGTGGTACGGGACAATTTGATTCGGAATGTGCTGCTCTTATCGAGTATGATAATTGGCGGGAGCGCCGGTGTCTTTGCGGTAGTAGTGGAAGAAACGGACGGATACGAATTCTCCTCTTTTCACAAACCAATTATTACGGCCTTTTTGATCGGTTCGGTGATTGGCTTTATCCTGAGCGACATTTTATTGTTGGGTGTGGTGGGCAGTGCGGTGAATACCGTCCTGGTGTGCTTTGCGGCCGGCCCGTTCGAGTTCGACAAGAATCACCCGCAACTGAGTCGCGAGATGCGCGACGCATGGAGTCAACAGGTATGGGAGCCAACCGTGCACGCGGTGGTGTGA
- a CDS encoding predicted protein — MTADTTQKRSKRNQQGYESKNNNYNNNKMSTTYSSVGGTAVKRIRVPHPNDVLSGRGGGINSHVGNVRFREWVAVRKNDYTLAPSKADKARVAKEVIDLVEHQTPPGRFLQKDPTAVGGAGWWVEIDEERVMAKTSQALREGAPQIRALHRDELDERKSNYDRRRKADAKPESSGKNNKRSLEEMRSAASSPATTTPVSNSISRMHEQAVNELRANAEAAREAKQVRLEYGGNVVLPSEETPPLTSTKIEDNDAMVLPPPLDLDCVPAPHKNMKRTHSLALSDLGNTDDWCATDFVNPFEDEYEAQEFSWTPPSPRPGILRESSTSNNSDMGGIGALMRSDSSRSNTSSSNHNTSNNGVRPKNTVANMSNRYGKDSKHKDEITPLDEWWDVDSYVPVSP; from the coding sequence ATGACAGCAGACACCacacaaaaaagaagcaagcgTAATCAACAAGGTTACGAAAGTAAGAAcaacaactacaacaacaataaaATGTCCACGACCTACTCGAGCGTGGGCGGTACCGCCGTGAAGCGCATTCGCGTTCCGCACCCGAACGATGTCCTTagtggacgaggaggaggaaTAAATTCGCACGTGGGAAACGTACGGTTTCGCGAATGGGTGGCAGTGCGCAAGAACGACTACACGCTGGCACCTTCCAAGGCTGACAAGGCACGCGTAGCCAAGGAAGTTATTGACCTGGTAGAGCACCAAACCCCGCCCGGGCGGTTTCTGCAAAAAGACCCGACGGCAGTTGGTGGTGCAGGCTGGTGGGTGGAGATCGATGAAGAACGAGTCATGGCGAAGACATCGCAGGCTCTTCGTGAGGGCGCGCCACAGATTCGAGCACTGCATCGAGACGAGTTGGATGAACGAAAGTCCAACTACGACAGACGGAGAAAGGCGGATGCCAAACCCGAGAGTTCGGGAAAAAACAACAAACGCAGCCTTGAGGAGATGAGGAGTGCGGCATCTTcgccagcaacaacaacacccgTATCGAATTCCATAAGTCGCATGCATGAACAAGCCGTCAATGAATTGCGTGCCAACGCCGAAGCAGCTCGCGAAGCTAAACAAGTGCGCTTGGAGTACGGAGGAAATGTTGTTCTTCCATCGGAGGAAACCCCACCCTTGACTTCAACAAAGATCGAAGATAACGATGCGATGGTACTGCCACCACCTCTAGATCTCGATTGCGTTCCTGCCCCCCACAAAAACATGAAACGAACACATTCCTTAGCCCTTTCAGATCTAGGGAACACGGATGATTGGTGTGCTACAGACTTTGTCAATCCATTCGAGGATGAGTACGAAGCGCAAGAGTTCTCCTGGACACCGCCATCGCCCCGTCCTGGGATCCTGCGCGAAAGTAGCACGAGCAACAACAGTGACATGGGCGGAATTGGAGCGTTGATGAGATCCGATTCCTCTCGGTCCAACACGTCATCGTCCAATCACAACACTTCCAACAATGGGGTACGTCCGAAGAATACCGTGGCCAATATGAGCAACAGGTACGGTAAAGACAGCAAGCATAAAGACGAGATAACTCCTCTTGACGAATGGTGGGATGTGGACTCCTACGTTCCCGTCTCGCCCTGA
- a CDS encoding predicted protein yields the protein MARQFRRTNGLHGPHTTGQISAWIALLATLVQFLLVVSPILPLEASIPVTVVFVALVSGSFYYGYLAQFIDPMDKHLRVHLQETEPENVAPAVACCGCCTVPQFPSHQHDTEQPMANEDMKQCWICDTQVSTHAMHCKFCNKCVGRFDHHCMWLNTCIGEANYLYFFRTMVFVFVMEVYHLIVQLGLLIDSFTDGATNQRATDWFQTGTDIPVHVLLILFILFNLLSLFLITQLLHFHIGLRRKQLTTYQFIVEDHKGRRERAKREGQLDSNRIVAVTEAQENGQTCTAWKLQLGGLCRQAGCTQCDPLALSPPDKPESESSEVNAPENFSSALGERESESQSVVAETPSTEQPPRMENRTENEGVAFLKMNGVEDPEEASSSRALENESNFSSALGEMESESQSDVAEVPSTEQPPRMENRTENEGVAFLKMNGVEDPEEASSSRALENESNFSSALGEMESESQSDVAEVPSTEQPPRMENRTESAGMAFLKMNGVEDPEEASSSGALPDETMTDGSIERTEANVSKDVDVAPTISVAEESDLGTNPATGPTTDVDPSEDEGIRQAQQKERAQRYFA from the exons ATGGCGAGGCAATTTCGAAGAACAAATGGTTTGCACGGTCCCCATACGACGGGTCAGATCAGCGCATGGATTGCCCTGTTGGCAACCTTGGTGCAATTTTTGCTCGTCGTTTCTCCAATACTGCCGTTGGAAGCTTCCATCCCTGTTACAGTTGTCTTTGTGGCCCTCGTGAGTGGTTCCTTTTACTACGGATACCTTGCGcagttcattgatccaatGGACAAGCACTTGCGTGTACATCTGCAGGAAACGGAACCCGAAAACGTGGCACCGGCGGTGGcgtgttgtggttgttgtacTGTACCGCAATTCCCTTCGCATCAACACGATACCGAGCAGCCCATGGCGAACGAAGACATGAAGCAGTGCTGGATCTGCGATACGCAGGTATCGACGCACGCTATGCACTGTAAATTTTGCAATAAATGCGTTGGTCGCTTTGATCATCACTGCATGT GGCTCAATACGTGTATTGGGGAAGCGAATTATCTCTACTTCTTTCGGACAATggtttttgtttttgtcaTGGAAGTCTACCACTTGATTGTGCAGCTTGGGCTCTTGATTGATTCGTTCACCGACGGTGCGACGAATCAAAGGGCCACGGATTGGTTTCAAACCGGAACGGACATTCCGGTGCACGTGTTGCTGATTTTATTTATTCTGTTCAATCTGCTGTCGCTCTTTTTGATCACGCAATTGCTCCACTTCCATATCGGGCTGCGGCGCAAGCAACTAACGACCTACCAATTTATTGTCGAGGATCACAAAGGGCGACGCGAACGTGCCAAACGCGAAGGTCAATTGGATTCCAACCGAATTGTTGCCGTGACGGAGGCACAGGAAAACGGTCAAACCTGTACCGCGTGGAAGTTGCAGTTGGGCGGATTGTGTCGGCAAGCGGGTTGCACGCAGTGCGATCCACTGGCTCTGTCACCTCCAGACAAGCCGGAATCGGAATCATCCGAAGTAAACGCGCCAGAGAATTTCAGTTCCGCTTTGGGAGAAAGGGAAAGCGAGTCTCAGTCGGTTGTGGCAGAAACCCCTTCGACGGAACAGCCTCCAAGAATGGAGAATCGCACCGAAAACGAGGGCGTGGCGTTTTTGAAAATGAACGGCGTGGAGGATCCCGAGGAAGCATCGTCGTCTCGGGCTTTGGAGAACGAGTCGAATTTCAGTTCCGCCTTGggagaaatggaaagcgagtCTCAGTCGGATGTGGCAGAAGTCCCTTCGACGGAACAGCCACCAAGAATGGAGAATCGCACCGAAAACGAGGGCGTGGCGTTTTTGAAAATGAACGGCGTGGAGGATCCCGAGGAAGCATCGTCGTCTCGGGCTTTGGAGAACGAGTCGAATTTCAGTTCCGCGTTGggagaaatggaaagcgagtCTCAGTCGGATGTGGCAGAAGTCCCTTCGACGGAACAGCCTCCAAGAATGGAGAATCGCACCGAAAGCGCGGGCATGGCGTTTTTGAAAATGAACGGCGTGGAGGATCCCGAGGaggcatcgtcgtcggggGCTCTGCCAGATGAAACGATGACCGACGGCAGCATTGAGCGAACGGAAGCTAATGTCTCAAAAGACGTCGATGTCGCACCAACCATTTCTGTTGCGGAGGAATCAGATTTGGGTACAAATCCTGCAACCGGACCAACCACCGATGTCGACCCGTCAGAGGACGAGGGCATCCGACAAGCTCAACAAAAAGAGCGCGCACAAAGGTATTTTGCGTAG
- a CDS encoding predicted protein produces the protein MSSKRKTTSGKASSQSPSARSPRHRPKIHNDDDLPPSAGYLVSCDVPTKQFIQHLNDLKPVDKKFILQDLDATHLLVELKARDEIRRKVEEWEDSNVFSSVERVGEDLDMS, from the coding sequence ATGTCGTCGAAACGCAAAACAACATCGGGCAAGGCGTCGTCGCAATCACCCAGCGCGCGGTCCCCGCGCCACCGCCCAAAAATccacaacgacgacgacttgcCGCCATCGGCCGGATACTTGGTGTCGTGTGACGTTCCAACGAAGCAATTCATTCAACATTTGAACGATCTCAAACCAGTGGACAAGAAATTCATCCTGCAAGATTTGGACGCCACGCACTTGCTGGTGGAACTCAAGGCGCGCGATGAGATTCGCCGCAAAGTGGAAGAATGGGAAGATTCCAACGTGTTTTCTTCGGTCGAGCGCGTCGGAGAGGATCTCGACATGTCCTAG